The following proteins come from a genomic window of Paenibacillus swuensis:
- a CDS encoding SRPBCC family protein: MANIEHLQTVHVPALKVYETLTTAEGLAEIWTNELITGNQIGFINEFRFGSNDITKMRIEELIPNKKVVWHCIDSDPEWIGTMISFDIQEKNGKSYITLRHMNWKEVTPFYRSCNYNWAIFLYSLKSYCEDGEGIPYHKRKF; encoded by the coding sequence ATGGCAAATATCGAGCACTTGCAAACCGTACATGTCCCAGCATTGAAGGTGTATGAAACGTTAACCACCGCTGAGGGGCTGGCGGAAATATGGACCAATGAACTCATCACTGGTAATCAGATTGGCTTTATTAATGAATTTCGATTCGGCAGCAATGACATAACTAAGATGAGAATAGAGGAATTGATCCCTAATAAAAAAGTCGTCTGGCATTGTATAGATTCAGATCCAGAATGGATTGGTACGATGATATCCTTTGATATTCAAGAGAAAAACGGGAAGTCTTATATTACTTTGCGTCATATGAACTGGAAAGAAGTAACGCCATTTTATCGCTCCTGTAACTATAACTGGGCAATTTTCCTTTATAGTCTCAAATCCTACTGTGAAGATGGCGAGGGTATCCCCTATCATAAACGTAAGTTTTAA